taaaattgtcatTGGTGGTCCgagcgaatctcgggactttacagcaacaacctttcgtatcctgaactattttcgtatgaaGAGCCAAAataatcttcatatttgctttcgtatctcgagtttttcgttgagcctttcgtatgttgaggtacttTATGTTGAGCCACAATCAATTAATAATGCAACTGGTACTAGCTAGCATTTTAGATGAATGTATCCATACTGAGAATTTTCAGAAAATTTACAGAGCAAGTAAGGATCTACAACTTACAAAGATCTATACTACTACCAAGAATTATTCACTCATACACATTAAGGAATGTCATGCCTAGAGTAACTACTGCTAATATTTAAAATGTTCAGATACCATAAGGGCAAACTACCCCTGAATTACAACCACACTCAATTACAATCACAATCTCTACTGAAATACAAGTTTAGATAGCCAGAGCATCTATCTTAACATCACAGGTATGATTACATTGCTATAGTTGGCCACAACATAAGATCTTGCAAGTGTCTCTTGTAAGCAAATATCTGATGTCTCTCAATCATTAAACTAGAAGTACTTTCCCTCCTGCTGTTTCAGAAATTCAGCTCGACAATTATTAAGAAGAATGGTTATAAACTGTACTACTATACTGCAAACACTACTTTGTAAAGGGCTTGGCAGCAAAACAGTCTACCCATAAGTTGAAAagccactctatatatatatatatatatatatatataatatatatattatatatatatatatatatatatatatatatatataaaactatactaATCGTGGGTATCAAAGATCAGAACCAGAATAAAGTACATTATGCTACTTAACAGTTAGTCTACCCTCAGTCATCATATTACCCTAGCTGTCCGGTTAaagtatacattacatataactAACCATACAGTCAAGGTTAAGTTTGTCTTCTAATGACACTTAAGGACTGAGCTGGTGGGCACAACAAATGCACCCCTGCAGCAAGTTCTGGTTGGTTGAGCTGTTTTATAAGACTGTTTAACCTCCACAGTGCAAAGCAATACAAGAAACATCAACACTAACATGCTGAATAATAGTCTTCGGAGATGAAAAAGGGATGTTTTGAAAATGGACGTCACAACAGAGTCAGCCCCTGATCATGGAAAGAGTGCAAATACAGTCACCTCTCACTTATCTGCACTAGTAAGTCCAAAGAGGTTGCAGATTTCTGCAAAATAAATAGCATTATAGTTGATCAATGCCCAACCTTCACCTTACCTACCCTACGTGAACATGCCCTCAGACCATACAACAACTTGAAGAAGCCAAAGAACAAAAATTACAAACCAATTTAAATTACGTCCCACAAACACATTAATTTAAATAACCTTACTTGCTAGTTACGAAAATTGTTAAACAATGAAAGGCAAATATCGTACTGAGCATGCCCAGGCCACTGGCCAGTTTCCTCCCAAGTAAAATTTTCCTGTGACCGCGAGTTTAGACATAGAGTACAGTATTTTGAGTCGCTCTCCCTACTGAGCTGtgtcatttattcattcaattaCTTTATACTTAGTCTTCATGATCACATTGAATATTTCTAAGATTTTATAAGTGATCACATTGAATATTTCTAAGATTTTATAAGTGCTGGCACTGTGTGCCAGCACTTATAAAATCAGGGGTCACTGCAAACCAGGTGTCATTGTAAGCAGCTTTTCTTCTATTTACTGAATAAATGCAGTCATCTATCCTACACACGCTACAACACAGGAGAAAGCAAATGACCTGTGGTTTAGCAAACAATAGATAGCAACAAGTCCAAAAAGAGAATTAAACTTGTACATAAAAGGCTAAATTTGTTTATAAGTGACAGCATTGGAAAACAATCCACATGACCAGACTGCTCAGTCAAATCCCCCTACTTTAGAATCATGCAACATCAATAACTACTCAGTAGCTACATAGTAATATCTGTAGGTGCTAATGGATTTAATATATCCTACATACCAGAGGAAGAACCTTGTGCACTGGCAAAGATTCACACATACAAGAATGAATAAATCCTCTTCAAAAACTAAGTATGCAAGCCTCTGACATGCAAGCCTAAGTAGaaaagtagataaataattatcagaaaaataatatACTGTACTCCTCTGTGATGACCGTGGGGCAGATGATGAATTTCTATTGGGAGGCGGATGATTACGGGGAGTTCTGGATGGCCTTGACTGACTTCTATCCCCTTGACTTCTACGTCTCCCTCCTTCGGTGGAGCAGAGCAAGGTGaaagttaaaataagaaaatattcccGTGGCTGCGTCTACAAAATTCCAACCAAGTACTAGTTGCAAGAAAGGCAAAATATACTGTACTCCTATGTGAAGACTGTGGAGCAGATAATGAACCTGCGATAGGAGGCAGCTCATCAGGAAAAATGGAGACTGGCCTTGATCGATTTGTCTCCTCTCGATTTCTAGTTCTCCCTCCTTCAGTGCAGCAGAATAACGTAAAATGTAAGAAAAGGAAATTCTTTTCAGACTTGCAgttaaaaagaaagttaaatgAAATCCAGCATCCTCTTACCATAAATAAAAAGACAcgagaaaaaataatatacgtACTCCTAGAACGCTGTGGGGGTAATAATACATTTGCATTGGAAGGTCGTTCCAAAACTCTGGATACCCTTAATTGATTTCTTGTTCCTCGACCTTGTGTAAAGCAGAGAGCACGACAAAAGGTTATAAAGAACACTTCCTGTAGCTGAGTATGCATAATTCAAACCAAGCAGTTGTAAGGAAAATGCATTAATTAAAAGAATTTGAGCAAAACCCTGTGAACAGGGTAATGTGACTCACAATGAATACTACATACATGGATTATTACATTCCTCCAATTTACCGATGGAATAATCCTCCCAAAAATAGCTAAAAGTGAGTTCTAACATTAGGCTTGCGAGCATCCAAACTCAATGCAAGAGACAGGTTTACCACAACTACTATAATGTTTAATATGCTGAACTACAGCACCCTCTCATCACATTTTAATGAGTTAAAAGCACCAGCCCTTTCTTTTAGTGCATAATGTATACACAAGATCTTCtagtacataatacatatataattaaatggaAACTGAGAAAGAGCTgtataaaaacttgaaatttaaTTCAAGCAGCGTACAGCCACAAATATATTCCAAATGAGAGTCCTCATATCTCTGATTTTCTTCTCAGTTAAAAGTGTCACTGATCACCAACAAATTGCCCAGAATAATGTTGATTACAAATCCAGTAATTTTTAACAATATAAAGTAATAGGCActtaatgttagttttttttttcttcaatatgaAACACTGTATAGTACATGAAAATGACAGCTGTGTAAGAAAATATATGGCTATTCAGCAGCATAAAGTAACTCACAGCAGCTATCACATACtgcattaattatttatattgataAGTTATCATGctaaatacagggggtccactgtatgtatatatatatatatgatatatatatatatatatgatatatatatatatatatatatatatatatatatatatatatatatatatatatacagtggaccccccgtaatcgcgttctccagattcgcggactcacacattcgcggatttctctgggaacgtttccctgcattattcgcggaaaattcgcgcgaTTCGCCGGTAATTTTATTTCTAATGCTAAAATCCATccaacaaattcctgtttttttttatgaatttcatcataatttaaatgcactttttgtgataaaaaaactatttaaaaaaaacccaggTAAAAAATGtagtgggttttttctttttgagttttaactatcaaaatagctgtttttagcattttcatagggttccaaacattcgcgggttctaactattcacgggggggtctggtacggatcccccgcgaatacgggggaccactgtatatatatatatatataatatatatatatatatatatatatatatatatatatatatatatatatatatatatatatatatatacacacacatacatatatatacagtgttccccccccctgtattcgcaggggGTATGTGTACGAGGGACCCCCTGCAAATAGcgcaaacccgcgaatagttaaaactcccctctaaaaatgctgtTATCTGCCTATtttaaaagttcaaataccaaatgtatacttaaaagtATCATCCTAGATCAAAAAGACCATTGAATTGgaattattaatatcattccaaAACCATTTAACCATTagtaatatataaacagccaataagagagagagagagagagagagagagagagagagagagagagagagagagagagagagatatctccttacgatatcaatagattgaaaggaacttctataggcaacacttattTCCCCTCCCATAGATACACATATCTATtccagagaagggagaaagagaggactgaacaattatgtttgtatatcaattcttttgctgagagagagagagagagagagagagagagagagagagagagagagagagagagagagaccaaatgtaaaccttatgtaacatcctacatcaaatttacattaaattattatcatatttatgtattaaccttagagactgtatcaatataatttcaaagtaatcctaaacattagtacccttaaaggtatatacgtacgtacgtacatacatacttctaacacttgcagcagagagagagagagagagagagagagagagagagagagagagagagagagagagttgtccctacagtatttaaaagagtgaaatgttaagattattgtatttaaattactcacatatgaattttgtaattacatttatagtagattattattattacacatatagtatttacttaattgcgaaaaatattaataataaacttgattaacatgcatgtaccataaaaaggaatctcccttcagttaagaggagagagagttatcccttaattaaaagtgaaacTGGATAGGacttattgtatttctttaaaatttaaaatactatcaacaatatgaattttgtaattacagttatatatttaaatattattattatttaaatttaaagtattaaaaaaaacaaatagttaCATTgcactataaaaaaacaaaaaaaatctcgagtctcagtaaatgagagagaagagagagagagagagagagagagagagagagagagagagagagagagagagagaaattacttgatatgtttgacagttttagtacttggagtttgagagagaagactggcatttccttcattcttacgtACGTTTTCAAATTTATAACTAAATCTTACTAgttcactttagtattttttttctttaatgaattgatgttattgctgtatacatattaagatttgaaaatatgaaataaattatttattcatacaaaaaaaccaacatctctaggagagagagagagagagagggagagagagagagagagagagagaatctctaggaatagagagagagagagaggagagagagagagagagagagagagagagaaagagagagagagagagagagagagagaaaaattatgttattttactatgtgatatcatttaatcttaattAACTTACTAATTTACAGttattaaatagttttttaaaatttggaaaaaaaaattagtaaaaaatttcatttttttttttttgtactataaaaaaaatgccttttagtccaaatatgtaaaaataaaccaTCCAAAAAAAACAATTTACCCCACTAAAACTGGGGGGTTTTTTTGCCAAAAAATTTTTAACCTCcggaaaaaaaatccccttgggCCAAAATAAGGTCCCCCGAAGTTGCCCCCCAACAATATGGTTGGGTAAAGATAGGGGGttcccagaaaaaaagaaaaaatccgtgAAAATTCCAGTTGAAGTTCCGCgcccaaaaaaaaatttcccccggGAGTAAAGGTGGCTAATTCCGGGGGAAaacacactgtgtgtgtgtgtatatatattatttatacgtgtatatatatatatatatatatatatatatatatatatatatatatatatatatatatatatattatatatatatatatatacacattataaacaTAGTTTCCAACTATTTAATGTATGAAATAAAGTACCAAACTTAAATTTGGCAAAAGGATTAATTCTATTTAAGATATACACAAGTCACAGAAATGCAAACCTAACTagaagaacaaaataaataaaatgtatcaaACAAGATCAGCGTAATATTCTTTACCCCTCCGTGGGAATTGTGGGACGGTCAATGAATCTGCATTGCAAGAAGACAGATCAACAAGAATAACATCTGCATTGGCAGACGGTGGGTCGGCAGGAATCACGCTGGACCTTTCAGACTGTTTCTTCCCACGACCTTGGGTCCTTCTGGCTCCTTCAGTACCGCAGAACAAGAAAAAGGTGatgtaagaaaaatatttctgatgCACACAATATTCCAATAAAGTAGTTGCAAGGAAAACAAGTTACTGGTAATTAACAAGAACACTATAAGGAAACTGAAACTCTGTGCCTGAGGGATGATGGCCTTCAACCCAATACTAAAAGCTATCACTTATATTATCACTTGCTAGAGGTTACTTAAGTCAATATGGGACTGTGGTCATTACAAAGCATTGATATCCATGACAGGTTACAACCTTTGAATTGGGGGCATACATTTTCAATAAAAAGCAATGGcatagaaaaactaaaatatctAAAACACAAAATGAATTTCAGCATTCATTGGTCACATCTAAACAAGATACAGGTGTTACTGTATTAAGaactaaaatgataaaaactttGAAGGTTtccaaaaagaaatgaaagacatTTTATCACAAACAGTTATAATATACAAGATCTAGTTGTTCAGAAAAACTCTTAAACaagaaatgacaataataacCAGCCTGAGGTGGTGGATGAGGAACAAAAGGAAAGCCTCTGAAAATAAACTAAgcttatgataatgatgatgttgtGGTTAAGGGTATATGGAGATGACTATGGAAGCAGCGGCGGGGAGGTGGGTCAGGATCATAGAACGACACTGTACTAACGATGCTCTGGATAAACCGTTTACAGAAGTTTTTAACATGCTGACAGGTGCCGAGTCGATAAATGACATACAGAACATCGGCTATATGAGAAACATTTGGGATCTACACTATGCCATGTTACATCCTGCCAGTTTAAAAGGCACTTCAGGCCAGTGACCCCAAAAGACTGCTCAAACTTCCATGGAAGAGAATAACTCTCGAAAGCTATTAACTCAACTTTTGTTCCCTTTTCCAAATGTCAACAGTATTTGGAAGTCAAGCGCAACAATGTATATTTAACTGAAATCTCATAAGATACCAGTTGACTTAGCTACTACTTCATACTAATAGGCTAGTGGACTCTCCAGGTTAAAGCTAAAGAATCACAAGACATGAAGCGCACTGGGAAAATACtgattagggtaaacaaccgactggactggccaacctAATGACTACCGTgtttgtggccaccctccgaaaaagtactttaacaagtcctgacaccggagatggtcatcagtcgagTTGTTGGTGGTTAGAGGAACAGCTCAAGAACTCTACtgtcctttcgaagtaagtattttctccaaagttaaaaattaaggcaatattttaagattaaacagagggtaatgaaaagtgtgactaaatgcagtgcacactacccccaactacccccatgacgctttcaaaatttttacttacaactaaaaatgtttcgatgattgacgccatctcgatgtttgcagagtcgcttgtgtcaacaaacttcccatttcctgtgctaaatccgcacaccacttgtacccatagacactggggcactttcatcataaCAATCGTAAAcactgacttccaaccactacttatccaagggaactatgATTTTtcatagaagaagaaaaagaagaggtgtgcactagataattatataaataaatagttaaacggcagtataaggtcatgaattgcataaatatttttgcatattcatgattattaatttgaaaatatcgttGTTGGGAAAAGTAACTatattcctgactcaaatatcaacagttttgcttgtgaatgaTACCTCCGGCATTCTTcgcactcttcaattgtttatcagtgttgccaattggtatgtgtttatcctccaaactgggtataagacttacacaaaaccggggaaataagtgaaattagcgtatctatttatagcatatatacatattacagcacttttatcattactgcattactatgacaactagaattcatggaaacagtttgtaaatgcatcggcgtatgtgtgaaccTCCACTAGATTGACAACGATGAGTCac
This portion of the Macrobrachium nipponense isolate FS-2020 chromosome 10, ASM1510439v2, whole genome shotgun sequence genome encodes:
- the LOC135223855 gene encoding uncharacterized protein LOC135223855 isoform X3, giving the protein MPGRAPRARRTQGRGKKQSERSSVIPADPPSANADVILVDLSSCNADSLTVPQFPRRGGRTRNREETNRSRPVSIFPDELPPIAGSLSAPQSSHRRGRRRSQGDRSQSRPSRTPRNHPPPNRNSSSAPRSSQRRSRRNMQPRARPLVISLDVTYSSDELENEIPSSPEKEPDTLLNFSLTPR
- the LOC135223855 gene encoding uncharacterized protein LOC135223855 isoform X2, which gives rise to MPGRAPRARRTQGRGKKQSERSSVIPADPPSANADVILVDLSSCNADSLTVPQFPRRGRGTRNQLRVSRVLERPSNANVLLPPQRSRRGRTRNREETNRSRPVSIFPDELPPIAGGRRRSQGDRSQSRPSRTPRNHPPPNRNSSSAPRSSQRRSRRNMQPRARPLVISLDVTYSSDELENEIPSSPEKEPDTLLNFSLTPR
- the LOC135223855 gene encoding uncharacterized protein LOC135223855 isoform X1, with the translated sequence MPGRAPRARRTQGRGKKQSERSSVIPADPPSANADVILVDLSSCNADSLTVPQFPRRGRGTRNQLRVSRVLERPSNANVLLPPQRSRRGRTRNREETNRSRPVSIFPDELPPIAGSLSAPQSSHRRGRRRSQGDRSQSRPSRTPRNHPPPNRNSSSAPRSSQRRSRRNMQPRARPLVISLDVTYSSDELENEIPSSPEKEPDTLLNFSLTPR
- the LOC135223855 gene encoding uncharacterized protein LOC135223855 isoform X4, encoding MPGRAPRARRTQGRGKKQSERSSVIPADPPSANADVILVDLSSCNADSLTVPQFPRRGGRTRNREETNRSRPVSIFPDELPPIAGGRRRSQGDRSQSRPSRTPRNHPPPNRNSSSAPRSSQRRSRRNMQPRARPLVISLDVTYSSDELENEIPSSPEKEPDTLLNFSLTPR